The sequence ttaattgtttctATTTCCAAGAAATTTCTCTTTGATTCATATGAAGAGGATGCATGTAAATTAATTCCTTTTAACAGAAAAAGGGAAATGAAAGAGAACTACATCCTTAGTACGTATCTATACAGCATACACTTCTGTATGCAACTAACCCAccgtaaaagaaaaataaaaataaattttttttatcaaaattgtatggacaaaattataactaattaaacaaataGTATCCAAGAACAAGATATGTTGAGAAATTCTAATGGCCAACGCCAGGGCTTGGAACAGACTGTAGAATCCGATCAATGCTAGCAAGATGTCTTCGAAAGAGCTCCTCGTTATCTAGGGTAGCATGACCCTTCCTGCTAGGAGAAGAAGATCGCACTGTACTTTTTGGAAGGGCACTGAAAACCAGACTCGCAAACATAGAGGGGACGGTACTTGTACTGCTAGTACCTTCTGCATCACTAGTCATCATCAACAACTTCCTTCCCTGTATATTAGAAACAAATGTAGTAAAAGCCAGTAAGAATATGAGAGCCAGAGCAGTAGAACGAGCCATAGATTTTGCGGAAAGAttgaaaagagagagaattgTATATGGGTTTTGTTGTTGGAGAGATAATGCAAAAAGGAGATGGCTTTGTTGATTTTAGAGTGTTGCTTTTGGAGGGTTTGGTGTGTTTTTATATACAGAgttatagagagagaaattcATGCACTAATGCTACCTTGTGACggcgagagagagagagagttagGGATGGGCCAAGTCAAAGATTAAGAGAGTGAGAGAGTCATGCAAGTAATTAAGTCATGTTAGTGATTGTTgtgtttctttatttatttatttgggttttatattttcttgaatttagAAGTGAAAGAtatcaaagagaaaaaaaaaacaccgCGTGGAGGCAAACATATTAGATTAAGTGAGATCTGAAAGGGATCAAAAGAGCTGCCGGCTACCATTTCTTGGTAATTTACAAGCACCACCGCTTACTCAGTCTTGGTTTTTCAAAGTATATAtcatatgaaattttaatatatatatctcaatATTTCTATTCAGTTCAAAATCATAGTAAATAAGAATTCTAAGATTCTTCATTTGTTCTTTGCATACACGGTATATGCGTAAGATGTCAATTCAGTAGCATCAATAGCTGGCAAGAATTAGGCAGAAATTGGTAGGTGCGTTTGCTCTATATTCAACTGATtcaatctcttttttttttttttcctggtCACAAGATTCagtattttccatttttctctcTGAATGAAGGAATAATGGTGGACCCTCAAAAGTCAAGTTTTGGTATGGTAATGACTCGTTGCCAAATGGCTTCTTATGTGATCTCAAACAtgctaaaatgaaaaaagaaaaaagaaagaaatgtaGTAGCTAAAGTCTTTCAGCCTATCAAGTGGCAAATGAGCTGCCGtcttaccaaaaaaaaaaagaatttttatagGGCTTTATTTTCCACATAATTAAGCTACGAAGTATCGACTCACATCTGAAGATCAGCTAAGAATGTTGTCGGCCATTTTTAGCCGATGACACcactaacttttttttttctttttctttttctcttttacacagtatttaattgtaatttataaaatttatgaaactcatttataaatttaaaatttatgtgctctaaatgaagtaaaaattaatttaatattatacataattaaatttagatgaaattgattatagctaaactaaattctaataaaatagatagaattttcaaatgaattctATATTAATAAGTCAATACATcttataacattaaaatatttctttcaattttattatttttattttatcttatttttaatgtctttttcttaaatgaaatgaatttttttataaatttcaactaaacataacattacatataatttacatctactttgtttcttttggactaTTTGGAGCTTCCTTTTGCTTGTAATTGGtactttgatttctttttactCATTGAGAAGAGAGATGGGGGTTTCTCCTATTCCATGTTTTGCAGAATTTTATctaaactttaatttgaaaaatcagTTAGTATCAGGGAGGCACGGGTGATCTACAACTGTAACATAGATTTTGAAGAGAGTTTTTGGAATGTGCTGATGggattagttttctttttcttttccattcaATTAGCTAAGGTTTGCTGGAGCAATCTCTCCCTTCAGTTGCTGGGTCAGATAAGGTGTGCTTTTCAATCTGACACTTCCTTGAGAAGCCAAGCTTTGGTGGGTTGTTCTAAGCCAAATAAGCTGTGAATGGGTATCGGCACTCAACAGAGTCAAAACTTGTAATGAAGAATATGGCTATGATGGGTCCCTGACATTTGTTAAATATCgaattttatgttcttttatgGCAACGGAAGGTATTCCGATAAAGCCAAGTTCTTATTTCAATCTCGAACAACAATGGAGATGTGACTTATCATATTTAGTGGTGTCGAACACTGTCACATGGCATTGTTttcggtgttgttttcttttctttttttctttcgaGCAATATTAGGTTCCCATTCCTCTTAGTTACTTTGCTGGTAAACttcaaaaaaattcaattgcaATTTGcatttataaagtaaatctTACTTTTCAAGTAACCACCGCAGGATGTTGagatttaatttcatattgtCATACAATAAAAtcgaaacaaaaataaaggtaatcataaaatgtatattcaatttataattctatttacATCCATTTTAAGTAACCTCActttattattagattaaaataacagtttgatctgtaattaattagtttcatAATATGAACGAAATTGGTTTTATTACATTGTTTAACTTGCGTTCAAATTATAAACTTGCAAAACATAAAATTCACTAGTacaataattttgtttgttaagTTTGGAGATGTAgacatatttgtgagttggAGCAAAGAGAAGACGTTGAAAATCTTATGGGATTATGTCTTCAGAAAAGGAGAATATTATGCGATTAACTTAATGATAACATAAACAAGAAAAGCCCATATAGACAGGGAGTGGTCGGATCTCTCGCAATTTGTTGTTAGCATTTAGCACGTTATAGGAGTCCATACGCTGCCGTCACTGCTCAATTACCCAAAATTgcctaatataaaattttacactTCTGGAAACAACTAGCCACTTTCGACTTGGTATTTGCTTCATGTGTCTTCATGCCTTGCATTCTTAATATTCTTGCCTTTTTAATCTAATTGACATCAACACATTTTCTATTCATTAACTATTCAATAAACCAAACAATTTTTCCCCTtctatgtatgtatatattgGCTTGGCAATATTCTCGAAGTTCAATAGAGAAGTTTTGAACTCAAACTATTCGAGAATATCCTCGTCCTTACAGATTATCCTGTTTGTTAGTAGTTGTACAATAAATTGATGACTgtaaaacataatttaattacGACTGCATCatttattctatatatttgtaagtttCATGAAAGATCCAAAGATAGAATTggtttaattaattcttagtTGATGCAGTTCATTAATTGATAGTGTGTTATCATGGATATCATCCTAGATAGATGGTGAACCACGTAAATGTTACACTGTAATTtagtttaactttttttttttaatgtgttTAACACTTTTTCCTATACTTGATTGAATATGcatcatataatatatacttgCTAATATAATAACAGacaaatatcatattaaagtCAAATAGCAATGTCAACTTCAAATATgctattactaattaattagcaTTAgtcatacatatataattatatataaactatgAATTTCTTAGCCCAACAGCCAGCGTTTCATAATTACAATTGGTAAGAGGCACAATGTGcaaatatatattgttttcttaaacgCGTATACAGAAACAAAATACATCTACCAACTCTTCTAACACTTGAAATACAATGCATTATTGAGAAATTATGcatgttgttttcttcttctaatgTTTGTCTTACTGTTCTTACCATAGTTTACACGGATTATTGCAACGGCCAAtttaaataatactaaaaactattaatttaAAGGAACAATGGACCCTTGTTGAGTTTTCCTAATTCATAATATCCAAAAGTCAATATGAACCGTATGCATGAATGTTGACTGTCGTACTTAACTATATAAAGCAACTAAAGCCTAAGCCTTAATCTATAAATTAAGTCAAAAGCATTTGTTTTATTAGAATACATAATAGAACTTCTCACGAGTGATACTGTATGCAGGGATAATCTCTACATAGTTTTAAAAACTTTGGTTCTAATTTAAGCCAGTTGTAAATAAGAATAAACTCTATTGTAATAagttatgtaatttttaaattctgtcttaagaaaatatttccttatataataatatatttatatatatacactatgTTTTTTCTATTGTATGATTGTGTTATCTTAGTAATCTTACTTGTATGATAtaacaatatattaattcatcttatttttgattgttatcattttattaataaaattaagttaaaaaaattagtattcaaatttcttttttttatagtcataaatttttatttagtccaaaatatattactataaaaatattttactcaGTTTAGGTTAGTCTTTTTTTTATGAAGTATTCGGATTAGAATTGGGTTATATTATGATTACTTGTGACGAACTtggataattattttagatattaaagATTGTTAAAATGTAgtgaaagaattaaaagaactATTTGACTTGAGGATTCTCTTCGCTTCATGTTCTTTCCACAAAATAGAGGGTATTACAAGAGCATTCCCTTATTACTTTAACTTATGCAGGCATGGTATTGGAGGATTGGTAATCGACAGTTTTCTGCTGTCGAATCGATTATTAGTCCCCTAATTAAGTATTTCttgtttaatttaagaaaataaaaaaaaattgaaatctgaaaattttcccttttctgtttgaaaatcagaaaagttaattaaaagaCATGGATTTCATGCTACCATAAACTCTTGATAACAAATTAGTAATATAgaattagaagaagaaaaaagaaagaaagaaaaaatttaaaggcATGGAACCCAGACTTGAATGTCTGgcttgtaaaataaataaaattttgttttcttgagaataattaatttgtctCCCACGCCGAACATGTTTGGTCACGAATTGCACaatgatatatttgttaattaatttgagcTCAAAATGTaagattttgtaattttatagagAAAGTCATCAACCACTTATTGCTCCCTTCAACcaaatcaattaaaagataacaaaaagaattgtATCTGATTTCTTGTGACAAAATCAATTCTTATGGTCTGCCTTTCTTCTGAGATTTCCCTTTTCATGTGACTGTATCGTGTGCTTCTGTAGGACCCTGTTGCCTCCTTTTCCTTGTAGGTCTAATTTACTTGTTTTTAATTACTACTTTttgctcccttttctttctaaaactCAATTACCGGATTCTTTCATACATCCACTATTCAGGGACGCAAGCCTAATCTTATTCTAGAATTAGATGATTCTCAAGGGGCTCGACAAACTAATCCAGAGAAGATTGCTAACATTgcaatttcatatttttagtcTCTGTTTACTACTCTTTTCAATCAACTTTGAAGCAGTCACAAATTACATAGATGAGAATATTAATCAAGCCCTTATCAAACTAGTTATTAATTCAAAAACTAGATCATCATCTTTTCCGATCCACCCTTGTTTGGGATGGACTTAGCCGTTTCTTTCATTAGCACTGGGAAGCCATTCAGCAGGACATATGCCATTAAATTTCTCGGTTTCTTGAGGGAGGTCATTTACTCCCTGGTGCTAATCATAATATTATCTttcttattcaaaaaaatcCAAGATCCATCCTCAATGCAACAGTGGCACTACTCAGTTTATGTACAATATCCTATAaattcattttgaaagatttagTTTTGTCAGCTTCAGTAATTCATGCTAGTTATCATTGGTCAAACTCAAAGTGCCTTTGCAAAAAGGCGATCTATAGCTCATAATACATTAATTGGTCATAAAATAATGcacttatttaaatttcataagtCACGATAAAATGGTGGTTTAGCTCTTAAAGTTGATATAGCAAAGGTTTGTGATAAGATTGAATGGGTTTATATCCTATATATCTTTTACATTTGATAGTATGGATTTTCTCGTTATGGAATGCACCTCCATTGTTTCCTATTCAATCAATCTAAATAGCTCTGCCTTGAATTCTTTAAGCTTAATTGTGGATTGCAACATGGGAATCCCTTATCGGatatgaattttcttttatgtgcATAAGAATTGCCTAATCTTTATACTAAAGCTCAAATGTTGAGATTTTTAAAAAGGCTTCAGATATCATTATCTCAACCATCTCCTATTTGCAGATGACTCACTTTTCTTATGTAAAGGCACCTATGAGGCAGTCACTCATCTTCAACATATTCTCCATATTTATGCTTCTATTAGCAATAAGCCTAGTTGACCCATTGAAGTCAGCTCTTTCTTTAGTCCCACTACTCATATTGCATGTACTTTTTATGCTATTTATATTGGTAGACAAGACTGATATCTTGGTTTGCCAACTATTATAGGTCGTTCCAAGagataactatttttaaaccTGATTGCAAAAAGTGACCGGAAGTTCAAGGTTGGAAAGAACGACTTCTGTCACCAGTTGGCAAGGAGATATTAGTTAAAGCAGTAGCATGTGCACTTCTAGTTTTCTTGATAGGTTGTATTCTATTCCCTTTGTTAAGTGTATGTCAGGCAATTAGTAGTCCCTTGTCCAACTCTTGGTGTAGGCAAAAGAACTCAAAGCAACAGATGCATTAGACTTCCTAGTCTAATCTTTATTTGTAGTAGTTTGATCGATGATCTAGGTTTCAAAAATCTCCATGGTTTCAACTTCGCTTTGCTGGCGAAGCAATTGGAGTATCTATTCCAGACCAGACTCTTTATTAGCTCCAGTGCTTCGTGGAAAGTACTCTGTTAGATCATATATTCGGCAAGGCACCTTAGGCTCTAATCCTTCTTGGGCATGAAGAAGTTCAATGACAAGAAaacctcttcttcttcatggTCTTCGCTGGCACATTGAGAACGGTCGCTCAATGTCAACAGTTCAAAATTCTTGAACCCCTACCCAAGCTCCTTTTAGAGCTATTTTCTCTAGAGGTCCATATGTTTCGGATCATTCAGTTGCAAATTACATTGACCCTGTTCTAAAAGAATGAAGACTGCCCTTAGCATAACATACCTTTTCACCAAATCAAGCCAAAGCGATTCTTCAAATACATCTAAATGTTACTAATACGGACGAATAAATTGGGCATTTTCATCATCCAGGTGGCTATACTATTAGTTTTGAATATCTTATTTCACAATTCAGAAATACTACTCAGTCTCCAAGTGGAAGCTTCTTTTCAATACGCTTTCTGTTAGATCCCTAATGGTAGGTTGTTAGGAAAATTTGAGCTATGCCCTCGGTGTGGACAATCTGGGACCTTTGTtcaccttttctttcattgtgaTCTTTGCCCATATGATTTGGAGACTCTCTCATTTGGGCTTTGATTCCTTATCTCTTTCAATCTGTAATATTTAGGATTACAAGATATGTTTCACGATTTAAGTAGCCTGGATTGGTTTCATAATTCTTTACCTCATTTCATCTATACATGAGGGGCCTTTGGAGAgcaagaaataaattattgtttaataataagtcaaaatctaaagaaagaaaaagaaaagcaccaagaatttttattctttttttttatttacaaaaaaagaagatatattAAAGTGTTTGGCTTGTGACTTTGTATTTTGTCTGTACCGGAGAAAACTATATATTATTGGTATATGCCGACTGCTAATCGCTAACAACTTTGGAAGCTTCACATGATAAAAGCTAAAACATCGGTCGACATTGTTGACTTGATATTCACACATTACTGAACATAGTAAATgccaatataaaattaaattactatttttagtgCAAAGGAAAAGAGAGGGCACTGTGTAACCTTGTCGGTGCGCGATGGTCCAACAGTAAAGAAGAAAGCTTTCATGGGCAAAATTTATGTCTGCTAGATACTTTTGACTGGTTTCGTTCACCATCTGCCATGGAACATGATTTAACTCTTGTCCCTGCCCTTATAATTACCACAACACACAAATACTTATGTGTACTAAAATATATGGTTCTTCACTTGACTATTAACCTAAAGAAGCTCGAAGCAAACttattttcaagaattttaatttttgcataTTATATTAAGTTCGAggttaaaattaagaaaaaccAATTTTTACATAATAAGAATGATTCACATCATTgtgcatataattaatttaaaaaacatatctattaagaaaaataaaattaaaaaattctcaaTTCTCTTAACAAACTACTGTTTAATTATGcataattatcaaaagatttttgccaaaattttataatgttagATTTAATACTGTGGAAATCTTGAACTAATGGCAACTTTTGAAATGACTTCCTGtagtgtttttatttaatttattttacgtTTTGTAAAGGACTtcctattaattattatatttgttttagaaaattttgcagaaatattctaaaattaataaaaaataattagtcaATACATTTGGGTCGCAAGTCATAACAGAGGATGTTTTAAAGAATCTAATCTATCAGTTTTAGCCCAATCTTAATCACAGGTCATAAGTCAAGAGTCCAGCCCATGGGCATAAAATTCACTACTCGCAGAGCTGACAATAGAAATTCTTCTGGGGTCAGACTGAGAGTACGTGTGTGGCCAGTGTTAAGACCTGTAAAACATAATATCAACAACACCATGTCTTTATAGTTACTGCTGCCATATCTTTCTctccattaataaaataactatctggtgagattaaaaaagaaaaaagaaagaaagaaatggagTGTTGTTATTACTCTTCTAAATTATCATCACCATATCCCTCTTTTATCCTAAATCTTCAGGTATGTTAATATATTTGCATGCATGTATGCATGCGTCTCTTTTCTGCCACTTCATATTCTATTGATGATGTTGTTTTACTCCactgttttatttttcatcacTTCTTGTTGGCATGCCTTTTGAAGGTATATACAGAAGAGTAACTACTCTTAGTAAACTGCTTGTGATACATTCTTTTTCAAGTTGGGATTTATTGTTTGAAGCTGTTAGCAATTTGGGtttctgattttttattttattttgggatTAAATATTTTGTCTTTGCATGGGTCATCAATGGTTATTGCATATTCAATAATCCAGCAGAAGCACTGAGACTGAACTTAATTGACAGACGTGCTCTTGAAATGGCAATACCGATCTAATTTATACTGCCAATTTTTGAGCTTATGATGTCTGCGGCACAGTAAGGTTTTTAAACACCAAACagttattaattagtttggtTATTACTGAAATGTATTCCACTGTTCATTCTCTTGCTGAATTAGTTAATGCTTGAAGTCATTTTCCATATTGTTAATGTGAAATTGGTATTCAATTTGAAAGCCTGTAACTTTATATTAGACATCTATTTCATAACTATTGAACTGGAACTTGATGCATAAGAAACGATACAATTTCCTGGTTTAATTAGTATGATCTTTGTAAGTGAATCAACTACCAATGCAGGTTTCTTCATCCCCTGTTGGCAGTAGATTATTCAGAAATTCAAATCATCGTCGGCTGTTGTCCCCTCCACTTCCAAAACCATTTCTTCAAATTAATGACACGCAAAAACTGCAATATCAAGAAAAATCAGCTCCTTTTGCTTTGAAAACATACAGAGGGCCTATATTAGCAGAAGCTGGAAAGCAAGGTTGGGATTTTGGCAGATTTGTGAAAACATTATATTTCTTCAATGGACCACCATCTCCTGCCAAGGTGGGACATAGTTTGCAATGGACTGTTACCTCATCAACCAGAAAATTGTTTAAATATCTAACTGACTGTAAGTTACTATTCATGTAGTTCTTTGAGTTTTTAATTGAGAAACTATCCAGTTCATCACCTAGCGAGCCAAAAAACGCAATGGAAGGTTCTGGTATTGTTCTGGTAGTTGGAGCTACAGGTGGAGTTGGCAAAAGAGTGGTTGACATCTTAAGGAAGAAAGGATCACCAGTTCGAGTATTGGTATATTCTCTTACCTTCTTCAAGCATTGTTTACCTCTCTTGTAACTAATGGCAATATGTTGAAGAGATATGTTAATATTTAAGGAGAAGAAACACTGCTTGCTTCCTTCACTTAATtgtgttttttattaaacatttCTCAGGTCAGAAATGCTGAGAAGGCAAGAAAACTGTTGGGCTCAGATATTGACTTGGTAAGCTGGCCGCCATTTTGCATTCACAAAATAGTGATAAGTACAATAATAGAATTATGCTACAATGCTTCCTTTGTTTTCTAGTTCACGAAGCTTTCTGCTCCTTTCATATAGTGTTGCTTCAGAAAATGGTGCTCGGCTTTGTTCTTGATTTTCACAACATGAAATCTGAGTTCTGATCTGTTGTTTTAGACATTTACCCTCAACTTTGGAGGGAAACTGATATTTGAGTTCTAGCAAGTCGTGCATACATCTGTGAAAGTAGTTTATTTTCCTCGTCTTGGCAATTTTtcttctaagaaaataattgcttTGCATAAGCATCCGATGGTGGCAGCATCAAGTAAAATTCCATGGGATTTCGCATTCTGTTTATTTGACGCATGTTTGTTTTATGGTGAAGACATTGTGTATCTATGTGGTGCTTTCTTTTACCTGTTATGGAAGATTTCACTAATTTTCCTTATCATCAAGTCAGAGTATTTTCACTATTGAAATGCAAATAATCAGATTTAGTTTGTAAAAGTCTAAGCATGTTTCAGTACATGGATTCTCTTTCTCATCGTTTACTTGTCAGGTAGTTGGAGATATCACTAAAGAAAACACGTTGGTCCCTGAGTACTTCAAGGGGGTGAGAAAAGTTATAAATGCTGCTTCTGTCATTGTTGGTCCCAAGGAAGGTGATACTCCGGAGAGGGCGAAGTATAGCCAAGTAGGGTTGAACACATCATTTACATGAATGTCTATAACTAAATTATTCCTGAATTTATTGTCCCTTTAGATTCTATTTCTTTCTACGTTAGGCatctgaattttaattatgatgTGCAGGGAATCAAGTTCTTTGAACCAGAGGTATGCAAATGATTGTTTGTCTTGTGATTTTTGAGTTAAATTAGACTTTCCTACTAAGTTCATTTAGACTTCTATTTACTTGTCTTTAACTCTTTGGAAACATCGAACTTAGTTGTTAATGAATGTGAGGTTTGTTTGATTGATGGAGGCAGATTAAAGGTGATTCACCTGAAATGGTGGAATACATTGGGatgaaaaatttgattaatgCTGTGAAGGGGAGTGTTGGACTTGAAAATGGGAAGCTCTTATTTGGATGTGAAGGTACAACTTTTttgaaacaaacaaaaacttTATAATCcatatttgattatataaacagcaaaagaaattaagtgCTCAGAAAGTTGTTTCTGCAGAACGCTTAACAACTTTGaatttatgaaaagaaaagctgGATTTCTTCTGCCAACTATAACCTTTACTGAGATGAAATTCAGTCCAATTAAATGACTTTCTCCAACATGCATCTTACAGACAATAGTTTTAAAGATCTACCATGGGGTGCTTTAGATGATGTTGTAATGGGAGGTGTTAGTGCAAGCACGTTTCAAATTGACACAACCGGTGGGGAAAATAGTGGACCAGCTGGGATTTTCAAAGGTTCATTCCATTCAGAATCTGTTGTATATGTAGTTTCCTTAATCAAATGTACTTTCTGTTTATGTGCTTGTCTTTTGTGTGTTTGATTCTTGTCAGGTGTTGTTTCCACTGCAAATAATGGTGGCTTCACTAGTGTCAGAACTAGGGTAATTTGCAGTATTTTAGCTCGACTTACTTTGCTTGTGCAAGACATGGTTTGCTGTTCGTAAACAGCCTCTAAtattttactcattgttgCATGAGGTGGAATACGAAAATTGTATTATATTGAATATAGtcaattaacaaatatttttaggGTCAGAATGTGTTTGGAAGGTGCAGCCTTGAAATGTTTCAAAACTTAGATGTTTTGTCTATACGAAGCACCAATATCGTTCTGCCTTCTAGCTATTCACTAAAATCAATCATAATTAAACTGACTACATCAGTATGGAAATTATAGTGGAAGTACTGCTTAAATTTTGCAAATCCTACTAAATAATGTAAATCCACTTAAATTTGTTTTCAGAATTTTTCAGTGCCTGAGGACCTTTCTGCGTATGATGGTTTAGAACTGCGCCTGAAAGGTGATGGTCGTAGGTATAAACTTATTGTTCGTACTAGCAGTGACTGGGACACTGTTGGCTATACAGCAAGCTTTGACACTGTTGCAGGGCAATGGCAATCAGTAAGTTATAGTATAACCTCCATTTTGTTGGCTGTGGTGAAGATTCATATTCTAAAAGCGGAACTACTTTTTCCAGATACGTTTGCCA comes from Ricinus communis isolate WT05 ecotype wild-type chromosome 5, ASM1957865v1, whole genome shotgun sequence and encodes:
- the LOC8275174 gene encoding precursor of CEP14 yields the protein MARSTALALIFLLAFTTFVSNIQGRKLLMMTSDAEGTSSTSTVPSMFASLVFSALPKSTVRSSSPSRKGHATLDNEELFRRHLASIDRILQSVPSPGVGH
- the LOC8275173 gene encoding protein HIGH CHLOROPHYLL FLUORESCENCE PHENOTYPE 173, chloroplastic, with translation MECCYYSSKLSSPYPSFILNLQVSSSPVGSRLFRNSNHRRLLSPPLPKPFLQINDTQKLQYQEKSAPFALKTYRGPILAEAGKQGWDFGRFVKTLYFFNGPPSPAKFFEFLIEKLSSSSPSEPKNAMEGSGIVLVVGATGGVGKRVVDILRKKGSPVRVLVRNAEKARKLLGSDIDLVVGDITKENTLVPEYFKGVRKVINAASVIVGPKEGDTPERAKYSQGIKFFEPEIKGDSPEMVEYIGMKNLINAVKGSVGLENGKLLFGCEDNSFKDLPWGALDDVVMGGVSASTFQIDTTGGENSGPAGIFKGVVSTANNGGFTSVRTRNFSVPEDLSAYDGLELRLKGDGRRYKLIVRTSSDWDTVGYTASFDTVAGQWQSIRLPFSTLRPIFRARTVSDAPAFDPSNIISLQLMFSKFEYDGKLNPTFVEGPFQLPVSSIKAFIKDPITPRLVHVSSAGVTRPDRPGLDLSKQPPAVRLNKELDFILTFKLKGEDLIRESGIPYAIVRPCALTEEPAGADLIFDQGDNITGKISREEVARICISALESPYAHDRTFEVKSVIPFSEPFTIDPENPPPEKDYNEYFKTLKDGITGKEYLERSPVSV